The following coding sequences are from one Lolium rigidum isolate FL_2022 chromosome 6, APGP_CSIRO_Lrig_0.1, whole genome shotgun sequence window:
- the LOC124667371 gene encoding chitinase CLP-like codes for MSQLKPVIVFVLLALCACTAASAPLLIKINKGAASTALYTAPLSAGRALVLDLSAPAITTPCSSGTTTTVTLSANTTNGANPLSPVSFAATATCAAAPSGAAGVAGLGRSSASFPAQVASTQKVANSFALCLPTDGRTGFSGNGVGAAIFGGGPFYLAPPADREAITTLLSNPVPLRQPFSGNPGYFVTAIGGIAIDGSVAAAGPLVVGLSTTVAYTQLRADVYSRVIAAFDRALGQTAKVAAVAPFELCYDSSKLGSSLLGYSVPQVDVLLQGGTNLTVFGGNSMAQVNTNTACFAFLKAASSTGPPVLIGGFQLENKLVVLDNAKQQLSFTGYLPARGFSCSNFNFTRAG; via the coding sequence ATGTCGCAACTCAAACCAgtcatcgtcttcgtcctcctcgcgctGTGCGCGTGCACGGCGGCGAGCGCGCCGCTGCTTATAAAAATCAACAAGGGCGCGGCGTCTACAGCCCTGTACACAGCGCCCCTCAGCGCCGGCCGCGCGCTCGTCCTCGACCTCTCCGCGCCGGCCATCACGACTCCGTGCAGCAGCGGGACCACCACGACCGTGACGCTCTCCGCCAACACCACTAACGGTGCCAACCCGCTGTCCCCGGTCTCCTTCGCTGCCACCGCCACCTGCGCAGCGGCCCCGTCAGGCGCTGCCGGCGTCGCGGGGCTCGGGCGCTCCAGCGCTTCGTTCCCAGCCCAGGTCGCCAGCACGCAGAAGGTGGCCAACTCCTTCGCGCTATGCCTCCCGACCGACGGCAGGACCGGGTTCAGCGGCAACGGCGTGGGCGCGGCCATCTTCGGTGGCGGCCCGTTCTACCTTGCCCCGCCCGCCGACCGCGAGGCCATCACCACGCTCCTCTCCAACCCGGTCCCGCTCCGCCAGCCCTTCTCCGGGAACCCCGGCTACTTCGTCACGGCCATCGGCGGCATCGCCATCGACGGCTccgtggccgccgccggcccGCTCGTCGTCGGCCTCTCCACGACCGTCGCCTACACGCAGCTCCGCGCCGACGTGTACAGCCGCGTCATCGCGGCCTTCGACCGCGCCCTGGGCCAGACCGCCAAGGTCGCCGCCGTGGCCCCGTTCGAGCTCTGCTACGActcgtccaagctgggctcatcactGTTGGGCTACTCGGTGCCGCAGGTGGACGTGCTGCTGCAGGGCGGGACCAACCTCACGGTGTTCGGGGGCAACTCCATGGCGCAGGTGAACACCAACACGGCGTGCTTCGCGTTCCTCAAGGCGGCGAGCAGCACGGGGCCGCCGGTGCTCATCGGAGGGTTCCAGCTTGAGAACAAACTCGTGGTGCTCGACAACGCCAAGCAGCAGCTCAGCTTCACCGGCTACCTCCCCGCCAGAGGCTTCTCCTGCAGCAACTTCAACTTCACCAGAGCTGGCTAG